The following DNA comes from Leishmania mexicana MHOM/GT/2001/U1103 complete genome, chromosome 8.
GCAGAGTCATTAGTGGACGCGTTGCCATCGTCGGCCGCAACCTCGACGCGTGAAGTTAGAGGATTCGTGTTGGAGTGCCCCGTCGCCGTGGGGACGCCCTGCAACGGCGATAATGCTGGCGACTCCGCCACTtgtggcgcgcgcggctgcggtgacgacggcgacTTCTCTTTCACGCCCGGTCCATTGATGTCTACCCTGTATTGATAGAGTGGTGGGAGAGCAAGCGCTTGCTGCGAGACCTCGCTGGCCTGCGGCGAAGGAGACGACGCGCTCACCAATGCCCTCGTCGTTGCACACATCGATGTGCTCCCCGGGCCGGTGGCGAGTGATGAGGCCGCCACGATGGGAAAAGTGGTGGGAGCCGCGGCACGCAGCGCGGGCGCCCTTGCGATGCTGGCGTCCACCTCATCGATGTAGCgagccagctcctcctccatgtaCTGCAGCGCGTCCGCAGTCACGATGTTGCCAGCCGGGTCGACGAGCACTACGGCCGGCCAGGACTGTATGTTGCACATCTGCATGACTCGCCGATAGCCGTCGTTGCTCTCCACCGAGTACCACCCGCCATAGTACGGGCTCTGCGTTATCTCGCTATCGAAGACAATGTTGTCTGGGCTGAGCCACACGTCCGGCTGACCATCGAGAAGGTGGCGCAGGACTGAGCTGAGCCGCTGCGTGGCCACCACGTCAGCATTGCTGAGGCTGCCCCTCAACAATTCGTGCAAGGCTGTCGCAGCCGTAGCGCTTCCCTCGTCTGGGCAAGCCTCTGATCGCGCCACAAAAgggtcgccgccgttgtggACCAAAGGAATGGCGGAAGATGCGCGCGGAGAGGCCGAGCCGGAGGCGGTGGCTGACAggtggccaccaccgctgaaGGAGGTACCAGGTTGCATCGAGACTCCGCGTACGCCGTCAGTGGCGCTGTGGGGGGACAAGGACACTGGTAAAGGGCTGTAGACTTGTGTGCGGGACCCGCTGGGCGGCGGAGAAGCTGCGCTGCCCGCCCCGACACTACCGCCTGCGGTGACCCCGGGAGAGATCGAAGCTACGCTGCCGTGTCCGTCCGGACCTCCAGAAGCGCCAACGCTACCACCGAGGGTGGAAGCGCTCGACATCCCACCCGGGTTGCTGCGTGCTGGTCCTTCTGTCGTGTACTGCAACTCCAAAACGGCGACGGGAACGGGCTCAGCGGCTGCCGTGTCCATGCCATCGTGGCCATCCAGCAACGGCACGCTGGTCTTCTCCTGCATCGGCTTCTGGTGCGCCAGGCAATGCAGCAGGAGACAGTAGAAGAGGAGAAGCTTCTGCTGCGTgctcgcagcggcagcagccgcgcacacGATGGCCTGCCGGGCCGCCGCGCCAGacccgccgccagcaccactgTGTGAGGCGTGGTGATTACTGAGGTGGTGTCCGCCaaccgtcgccgtcgacgcggaTGCCGAGGGGTCGACGGACTTGCTCATTGGCGCGGAGAAGTTTggccggccgccgccagtgGACATTGTATGAGGGCTCACACCGGTCATGAAGGACGAAGAGGACGACGCGCTGGAGCCTAGACGCTGCTTTGAAGGATCCATATGAGGACTTTGCAGCAGTGCCGATGtctggtgcgcacgcgcgccgctggcaccggcaccgccgccaccacaagCTGCGCCACCGGAGCTAGTGACCGCCAGAGCACTGCCAGGGCCGACGCTACCCCACAACCCCGCAGCGGATGTCTCGCCTGCCCGGTGAGGCGGGGGTAGGTATAGCAGCACGTACTTCCCCGAAATCACCTTGGTGGGCACACTGTACTCTAGCCGTTGTGGCCGAATGGCGGGGCGTCCACCAGAAGCCGTTGCGCCACTTCCTCCACCGGTCGCGCTGTGGACCGCGTCACTGGCGATAACCGGTGTAGACACGCCCGGGACTAACGGGCTCAGCACAGAGCTTTCACGAGGGAAAGAAAGTGTGTGatcagccgcagcagcagtcgtaGGCAAGGGCAGCATGCCACAGGCTGTCAGGGACGACGAGCGATGGCGGGACCCTGGCAGGTGCAGCGGTAGTGCCACCGCAGGGGCGCGGTCGACAGCTAGTGTAGGCATGCGTGGCGGAAGAAGCGACGAGGGCGGCTCTGTCTCAGCATTTCCGCCACGCCTGAGCGGGGACGTACCCTCAACGGCCTTCGCTTCCTTGACGGGCGGAGTGGCCTTCGCAGTAACCGACACAGGCACTGCCCATTTGCGATTGGTGCTACCTGACTTAGGGGTGAGCAGATACTCCGCTACAGCGGCGGTGTGATCGTTGTCGTTGTCACTGCCGGCACCAACGATGTCCGGCATCACTGGCACGCCGGTCAGCGAGTTCATGGCAAACGCAGCGGAGTGCAACAGCGATGGCTGTGTCTGGTGCGGCGCCCAGCCACCGGGGTGCACTCTCGACGTGTCGAGCGGCTCATACCGCTTCGTGGCGTACAGCAGGCCCAGCACATAGTCCATCTTGAATAAGCGTATTCTGTGTGGGAGCGTTCCGTGGAGGCAACCGCAGTGTATACGTATGAAATCAACCGGAGGCGGGTGTGCAGGGGATATCAAAGAACGGTTCTGACCTGCTACCTCACCTCTCTCCCGTTCGTGCGACTGCCTGACGCTCGCCGTCCACCGACCTCGCTGTGCCTtgcgtcctcctctcctggCGCACGAGAAAGCAAAGCAGCTGAAAAGatgcgggggtggggaagggcCTCGACGAAGAAGATGGGTGGGACCGCAAAAGCGTCCGTGGCTCGTACGCTGCGCTCCCCTTCGAATGCAGCCAACGAGCACAAAGTGCGCGGAGAGGTGGGCGACGACTTGAGTCCGGGTGGAGTGCCAAAATGGAAGGCCCTTCAGAGAGCGCGtctctcgccgtcgccgtgacGATGCGTCCGcgcgaaaaagaaaggcgCCTGAGTCAGGCGGTGAGGCAGAGGGCCGACGTGTTCCGTGATGCGCGAAGGCAAGGAGAAGCGATGCTGTGGAGAACACTACTGAGGAGTTAAGTGTACGAAAAAGAACCCAAAATACCAACCAAAGACGCGAAGGCAAGATGTCCAACGTGAACGCCGGCGCGCAGGGCCACGCCACAACACACAGGCACTGTCACACTCGCCGGCCCAGAGGAAGGGAGCGAAAAAGGGGAGCGAGCGGCTCAACACAAAGTAGCGCTACCGGCCGCACCAAAACAATTCAACGGAGGGTGCTAGAGTCAAATAAAGAAGAGCGCGGTGTGAATGCACGTGCTTCAGTCGGAgatgggggaaggggggttGGTCCCAGATCGTCGTACGATACGTATGTGCAGTTGCTGCTCGCAAGTTTGCGTCTAAACATATAGTCGAtgttttttcgttttccttcaCAACgcagagcgggagagagagggggacggAAGGGTGGGGGACTTGAGAGGTGCACGGAAACACGCGTGCAGAgcgaaaagggaaaagagagggagaggggcaaccacagaagaaaacaaacaaaaaaagaaaaacacgTCGAAGATGGCAGAGAAGGGACGAAGGGCGGGGagaaagcgagaggaggagacgggTGCGTCGCAGCAActcaccgccacctctcggaaagagagagtgatgcctccccctcccccgcggttgagcgagagagaaaaggggagaAGTGGCAGAGCGAGTGGAAGAGCGCAGCGGAAAAGAATGTAAGCACGGCTCACACCACAGGGCCTTGACGCACAAACACACTCAAACGccaagaaaacaaaaaataGGGTGAAGCATATGCCAGCAATAGCGGCAAAGACGATGGAtcgtgctcgtgtgtgtgtgtgtgtttgtgtttgTGTACTTGTGCGTCTTTGTATATGTATCGCGCGCGAGAATAGGGCGAGGGGTGGGCAGAGACGTTGATTCCTTCGAAAAGGAACGTTGTGAAGTGCAAGAAAGGCAAAGTaacggcaaaaaaaaacgccaaGACACTGCTTGACATGAGATGCATGTGTTTGTTTGTGTGGTGGCGCACACCATCGTGTGGGAGTTcgagagggagaaaaaaggaaCAGAAAATGGAGAAgtcgtggcagcagcagcagcagcgtcaagAAGTGCGTaagcgcagacgacgagggcCAACACGCAACCCGCGAGTAGCCGCAGTAGCAGCTGCATGTATGACGCGTCGGCGCCCGTGGTGCTCATCTTCATCGCGGCGCCGTTCTCTTTTCGTTTCGTACCTCTCACCATCTTTACTGCCAACGCGAGCCGCAGATACACCCACATTCGGCGGCACGTGATGAAAGGGCAGCAGAAGCACCAAGACACAGATTACCATCTCTGTTCCTTGtttctgcctctccctctgcccttGTCGGTATCAGAGACCGCTCGCTCATTTCTCGGCGGACAACGTCTGCTGCTGAAAATGATGCGTGCCTTGTTGGCGTTTGTTTGTTTATCATCCAGGCGTGGGCCACGAAGCCGACAAGGATTCCAATGATGTAcatgggtgtgcgtgggtgtaaTATGCACGTGTGGAAGAAGGTGACCCGCCctggaagagagagggggaggggaggcgacACACAACACACGAGAGGAGATGCACCGAAAGAACGGAAGAGGTAGGAGAGGGCGCCGCTCGaaaagcgaaagaaaagaaagTGACGAGAAGATGCGCCCCCACCAGGAGATGGTAGAGCAACAACATAGAGAACGTTTGACACACCGCGCGGCACAACACAATTCGAGCAGGCTGATGATATACACggacgcacacaagcacagagaCCCACACGTGCAtggcaagggagagagacgcagcggaTCAGCTAAAACGGCAGCACTATCGACGCCATGTGGGAAGAAGAGACAGGCAACTTCTTTCGATAGCTCTGTCCTTTCTTATCATCTCAAACGCGATCACTGTCCCTCcacgcaaacacacacacacaacacccAAACCCATTTTCTCTCTATCTGCCTGCCGTTACACCTTGTCCGCTGCTTCAACGAGGTCAGCAACGGaagcccctcccccgacagcgaaaaaaaaatttACATGGTGAgcagtggggggagggggacaatACACAAACATGGTAATCAAAGGAAATGGGAACACACAAAACACATCTGAGAAAAGCAATGAAGAGGACGACACAGGAGGCGATGATGTTctcgtgcgcctgcgtgtgtgctacGGCTCTGCGGTCCCGCACAGATACGCCAGAAGCACGAAGAGGGGAGTTGTGGATGCAAggccagaaaaaaaaagcagccTGGTTccaagagagggggagagaggggacaAGGGAcgccacacacaaacacacaaagaaaagaTGCTCGAAGTTTCTTCCTCGTCAACCTTCtcgttttcttctcttctcaGACACGCGCAAAGCGGAGCACGAGGAAGGAAAAGGCCTCAAAGCTGAGCCAGCCATCCTTCGCTAGCTGCGCTCCGTCGAGCTCAAGCATCGCATACTCTGCCGAGACACCGAGGTCACGCTCCAAAGATTGCATGTAGCGCTGGAACTCCTCAACGCTCAAGACGCCACGCCCATGCACATCCAGCTCATCGAACCAATCGCGCAACTCCTCTTCCGTGATCGGGAAGGTGGTGATGTTCAACACGGATTTCACGCCGTCAAGCGGCGTTTGTAACTCCGCCACCGAggtcggcggcgtcgtcgcagtGTATCCAGGCGAGTTCATTGCAAGACGCACGGCTTGGTACGCGTTGCTGCGGTACGGAGCAGACGGCTTGACCGACGATGTGTGAGATGGGAAAGCGTTAGCGTATACAGGTGCCACTGCGCGCTCGCCGCTCTCAGACTGCGCCGATGTCTTCGGAGATGCGTTATCGCCCACCTCACTCTTGCCGTCAGCCAAAGGCCCAAACGAAACGGAGATGCGTGCAGCACCACTGTCTGCATTGGCGGCGGTAGGGATGCTTGAAGTAGTGGTCTTTACCAAGCTCCCACCCGCCGTGCTCCGCCGGTTTCTCATGTTCTGGTGCAATTTCTCATAGAGAGACATCTTCCCCACGCGGATCGGAACGCCTTCCGGCTCACCGAACATACCGCGAGTATGGAGAAGATCCTCCAGCGAGCAAGGTGCAGTCGTCTCCTCCGGTGCTTCGTTGCCCTTCGACCCAAGAGAAACAGCTGTGTGGGAAATCGACCGCAGGACATAGGCAGGATCACGTTCCTGCACTGCCTGCAGACGCGGGTTTGTGTAGTGAGTCCACACCTCACCATTCTTGTTCCGCGCCAGCGCGGATGTCTGTTGCTCCTGGTTGTACCGCTCAAGCTCCTGCATAAAGGAAGCTTGCTCCACTGGGAGAAGTACCTGGTAGTGGCTCAGCAACATCGTCACTCGCTCTTTGCTGGCCGCGTCCAAGCAGTCAAACAagcgcgctggcggtgtgGCCGCGGCTCTGGCGGCCGACCCGGCATCGACGGTACCGGTGATCATTTTTATGTTTCCTTCCCCTTGCTGTCCTGTGTACGCGAACGGCAGAGCACAAAAGCACGCTGCTGGCGCCAACGATCTGAGACGCGCGCGATGAAGGAGCTCAGGAAGCGAAACAATACAGCGAAAGAGGGCCACGATGAAAGAGCCGACAAGAGACAATCCCGGCGAAGCTGTGttggtgtgtatgtgtgacacggaggcgcaggagagtagcggcagaggggggagagagagaaagagagacgccgCATACCTTTACGTGCAAAGCGAGCAAAAGGCTGGGGTGTCCGGGTCGCCACCCGCGATGTGGCAACACTCACTGTTGACAGCCTCGCCCTCCCCTAGCAGCATCGATGTACCAGCTTCAGTGGGTGCACGTCCGTCTAGGCGAAGccgcgcaagagagagaggagggggtaaAAGTGGGTCGGAGTGGagtgtggcgcagcgcgcgcaacACCCACGCGCAGCGGAAGCGCGCAGATCCTCCCCGACAGCTCAGCACCAGCGCATTTACAGGCGATGGTCGGCTGCAGTTCCTTGTCTCGCAGCTTTTGTCAGCATCTCCAGCGCATACAGTGCGGCcttcacgcgcacacacacacgaggccATCGGCTGCGCAACACCGCACGGACGCAGCGGAAGGCACACATTTCTGATACGCTGGTCACCGGGGCACAACACGCTTCAATACAGATGCCCGAATCTTGGAAGGCGAGCCTGCACAGATGTGTATACATGCGCAGGCACCGCCACGTGTTGcagacgagggagggggaggggagtcggagaaagaaaaaaactAAAGAGAGCTATGAGAGAAGGAAGCTATAAATacggaggcggagccgcCACAAGCGGTAACAGTGGACCTGTAAAGCGGGCAAAcaggagcagcggccgctgtgcgcgccatagggagggggaggagaacaGGGCCAGGTGGAGCGCAGGCGCGGGCCCAGGGCCAGCTGACCGCCGCCTCGAGCAGCGCGATATGCAACTGGAGAGCATGGCCGGgtgtgacggtggcggtTGCCCGGCAAGACTGGGACAGGAGAGGGGgcgcaagcagcagcaccgttgTCCTGCCGCGAGTCCTGGTCCTCGCACAGCCCACTAGCGCAGCAGGGTGGGGGGTCAAAGCCTGTGGCTCAAGCGCACAGTCGCCTTACTCGTCTCTCCACGGGAACTGCGCGCCTTCGGGGTCCTGCGTCAgcgcgtggcgcgcgcgcgtcgtcACGGTTTCACCCGTGTCCGCGTTCAAGCCGATAAGCGTCGGAATCGATTCCACCTTGAACACCTTCGTGAGCGCCTCCACAATGTTGCGCTTCTCAAAGGGCAGCGCCAGCCATGGCATCTTGGCGTAGTACCCATTgaagtcctcctcctcctcgtcccacGACGCAAGTATGATCTCGAAGTTCTTCGAAACGTGGTGCTTGTCATAGAACTCCACCAGCTGCGGCGTGAAGCCGCGGCACGGCGGGCACCAGCTTGCCGAGAAGTAGAAGAACACGGTCTTGCCGGATAGAGAGCTCATATCCACCATTTCATTCTGCTTCTGCAGCTTCACCGCGTCCCCCAAGTGCTTCCTGACACCGGACATTGTTGCGCGCGGGGAGGAACAGAGAGGAAGTACAAAGAACAGTTCGAAAAGGGAAAGAGTGATGCGCTTGACTGTAGGCGTCGAGACGACGAGAGTGTGATGAAGGCGGGTTGATACAGCTGTTGAAGTCCTTGGTGTAGCAAGGGTTGGGAAGGGGTAGATGGTGACAGAGGCTACGAGCACGAGGACAAGATGGGATGCGTCACGATGGTGTCCATTTGCGTTCGTGTGTGGCACGCACGAAAAAGACCAACACAGAGTCAGAGTAcgcaacaccaccaccgagcAATGTCCCGGCAGCAGTGGAGAGAAGGCAAGGCGGCCAAGCGAAGGGATCGACGCATGAGTAAGAAGGAGAAAGCGGTACAGCAAGCGAGAGAAGGTGGGTGTGGTCAAGAGcctggggagggggagactGCATGAGCCGATGCAAATGGAGTAGACACGTGATGACTGGGTATCTCTGTactcccccacctctcccgtGCTGAACTCGACAAGGGAGTAAGGGGAAGGTGATGGAGTCCTCCCTCAGAGCACTGCACGATATACGGGCGGCGGACGGCTCATTATAGATGTCAGCGGCAAACGCACATCACGCAAGAGGCACCAGACGATTGtgcctcacacacacacacgcctacACATCACCGCTTATTGACGAGCCACGCGCGTGTATGACCACAGACCCATGCAATCCCATCagtgctcccccccccctccctatcTTTTCGGCTCTGGTTTCACCGaaatgtgcgcgtgtgtgggtgaaATGCGCCACGCttggcgctcctcctcgtgttctgctcttttttttcttttttgcgGTCTCCCCTCCCATCCTACCGATGCGGTGCAACAGACGTCTGACGGGAACT
Coding sequences within:
- a CDS encoding tryparedoxin, translating into MSGVRKHLGDAVKLQKQNEMVDMSSLSGKTVFFYFSASWCPPCRGFTPQLVEFYDKHHVSKNFEIILASWDEEEEDFNGYYAKMPWLALPFEKRNIVEALTKVFKVESIPTLIGLNADTGETVTTRARHALTQDPEGAQFPWRDE